A DNA window from Carassius auratus strain Wakin unplaced genomic scaffold, ASM336829v1 scaf_tig00215316, whole genome shotgun sequence contains the following coding sequences:
- the LOC113094295 gene encoding MAP7 domain-containing protein 1-like: MPSQKRRQRQREKERREAAKGSSTLQTWIQSSSKPADEAEAGSESEGEPIQHQPNQTLTDENASESIQRSKSEGLGTEPETEKVQNEKERQYNETEREETDAEQEEMESEAATAMYTREKKPEDFEFLLQLQNPSDPAHVKKYNVTYSVAVNGTSKYKKVSVMCNCDVLSKLLQ, translated from the exons atgccttcacaaaaaagaagacagagacagagagagaaagagagaagggagGCTGCTAAAGGCAGTTCAACATTGCAAACATGGATTCAAAGCTCCAGCAAGCCAGCAG ATGAGGCAGAGGCAGgctcagagagtgagggagagcccATTCAGCATCAGCCAAATCAGACACTTACAG ATGAAAATGCCTCAGAATCAATTCAACGGAGTAAAAGTGAAGGTCTTGgaactgagccagagacagaaaaagttcagaatgagaaagaaaggcaATACAATGAGACAGAGAGGGAGGAGACAGATGCAGAACAGGAAGAAATGGAGAGTGAGGCAGCCACAGCCATGTATACAAGGGAGAAAAAGCCAGAAGACTTTGAGTTTTTGCTTCAGTTACAAAATCCATCAGATCCTGCTCATGTAAAGAAATACAATGTAACATACA gtgttgctgtaaatggaacaagtaaatataaaaaagtatcagTAATGTGTAATTGTGATGTTCTATCAAAACTTCTACAATAA